gccATAAATTAAAATTAAGTTCTGTTGCTATGTTTTCGTAAATTTTATTTAAATGTTACCTAGTTATATTTTTCCCCTTTGGTTAATTAACTCTACCCGTTTATATAATTTGTAGAAATAGCATCCTCTTGTTACTTTTCAGCTTTGTCtttaaaaaataatcactattatggAATTTCAAATTACACAAGTGAAATGTCAAGACAATGGCAGAAAGTGGCTATATTAGTACAATGTTCAGTGTTCACGTCTCACTTTCCAACAAACATAACACCGATATTCTTGTGGGCTTTTACATCAACGAGGTATGTGGATTGACCCGAATTCGTCGGTTCTCGGAGTTGTAGGTCCGGCCCAAGTTAGACAAAGTAGTTGAAGTACTAGGGTTTACATAAATGGGATATATATTAATGTTTATACTATATGGTTACAAAGAGAACTTAATATTTTCCAAAAGGTTTCATGCCTGATCATTGCCATGTTGCTAGATCTTAAGTGATATGTTTCATATACATATCTGTTGGATTATTAGACTATATGGTTATACTAGTGTCATTTATCTGTCTGAAGGATATAGGTATTTGTATTACTTTTATCTTTTATAGACTCATATCTTCTTATTCTTGGGCAAAAAATCTTTGAGCCCAAATTAGTTTATACAcgtgttttatttttaatagaatTTCTTGTACTCATCAGTTATGATGACAGCCACTTAATATAGTTGGTATTCCGAGTTTTGGAGTAACAATGTTGAGAAAGATGCGACTCAGAATATTCAAAATTTGAAGAAGTTGGAGATGTTTTGCCTTAATGATGTGTGGTGAGTCAATTGGTGTAGAGCTCTGTCCTAGTAAAGTCGGTTGGCCTTATTAAAATAATACGCATTGTAAAGAAAATGATTCTAAGTAACATCCGAAACTTGAAATGGTAGGGAAAAAGGTTTTAGATAAGTACAAAGGTTTCCTTTAGTTCTTAAGACAGTTACTAGTTTATTAAGTTCCGAATAAGAGGGTGAAGAGTACAATTTGGTAGGAAGTGAATGTGGAGGCTCACATATTTGACTTTTCAAATCTCCACTCTCCAACCTCTGAGCTTAATAGGCCCACAAATGTCTTTAGAGCTAAGGGCAAACCTTTGCACTTTTCTGCAAATTTGTTTCCAACCTCTTTTCTTAGAATCCATGTTTTCAAATGCGCGTCTTTTTTATGAAGACAAACAACTTCACTGGACAGAGTTCCCACATTAATTGGCCACTACCCATCATCTAAACAACACTTTTCTTATGCGAATTGGCTCACTTTGACACCTCAACTACAATGACAACCTCATGGAAGAGTGCGAAGATTCCAAATTTATAAGCAGACTTCATCGAGAAAGATGCAACATGGAACTGTGAGTTATGTGCTCCTGACTAACTTTCTTGACTTTTGGAGTTCGTGCACCATGCTTTTTATTGTCATTCTCCATTACTCTCTTCTTCCTTTTCCCAATCTCACCCCAACCAATCTGTAAAGTCAATTTCCTTCTCTTCCTTGCAAGATTTCATAGTTTGTGCAGAAAATTCTCATCTCCTGTAATATAAAAGTTTAGGTTTACTAAGAAGTTTGGGTAAGTAGTAGCTGTGGTTAAAATTTGATCACCTTCTACTTTGTAAAGTTACAGAAGTAATTAGTTGATTATTTTAATGTATGCTTCCCTAGAATTTATAGGGTGATAAGGAAAATTTTGATGCCGTGAATGTTGGATGACATGATTTTCAAAGATGGAAGCATTTTAGATTTATGGTAGGGATTTGCATTATTACTACACGTCACGGTTCTGGAGGTAATGTAGTCCGTGGCTCTACTATATTTCTTTGATACTTCAAATTCAAGTGTATAATGTTGTTCCTTTGTAATTTCATATGGGGAAACTAGTTCTTGTGAAATCACAATGAAAGGTCATAAGTCATAACGAGTGAAAATTGATTTTCTATATATCATAGACTTATTTTTGAAGGCATTGCAGATAAATTCtctcccacttgtgggattacactggattTGTTGCAGATAAATTCAATGTTACTGTAAGTAGAATTGTCATCGTTTAGTGTTTCGTAGAGCTGAGTGGATGCtgaaactttacttttatttttttacccTGTAGTTTTCTTTTGCAATAAAATGTTATATATACTGAATTTAGACTGCTGAGACAAAGGCATTTTGCTGGAATACTGTACAAACATATCTACCATGGATTTGCACAGCCCAAGAGAAGGCCAACTGGTTTTGGAAGGTATTGCAGATTTTTTCTAATTCGATCTGCTGTATTTTTTATTCATTTCATAAGCCACAACCTCTTTCTTATGTGCTTTTGCATATATCTAGTTGATACTTATCATAATgttttattctttctttaatcAATTGAACTGGACCTTAGTCTTTTAATCTATATGATACAGACTATACAGTAGCCCTGTAGTTGTGGCACCCGTGAAGAGTTGGAGAATGATTTAAGATCAACGGAGTTTCTAAGAATTAAAGAATGAACGAGATAAATGCTCATCATAGCAAAAGCTTGAAAATAATGTATTTGGAGCTTGGTTTGTTGAAGAGACGCAGGCAACCACGTCTCCAAAAGGCATTAACCATCTTCTAGTACTTCGAAAATTTGAAGATAGTGATAATGTATTGTAAGCCTGGATTAGTCCATCAAAACTTAGTCCTCTCCAATGGTAGATCAATGATTGTCTTGTTCATCAGCTGTTACGGTGAACTTTTAACGATTGAATGTGCATGCGTTTTGTATATCCCTAGTACTGTTGACACATTTACTGACCATTTCAATGCAATTCTCTTGCTACTTGGCTAAGTTTGACTGCAATGTGCAGAAAATCGAGAAACCAAACCCGAACCAAAGTGAATGGGTgtatttatttacttttaaatGTTGTGATTATAAGTATTACCTGTGACTTATATTAGAAAGTGTATTTGAGAGATTTGACATTATTACTTCTCACTCTATAATATTTGTTCTTTTTCGCCATTCAAATATAACTATTCAATAATGTTGTATGGCGGGTTGCATTGGATTGTGGTTTTTCAAAACCGAACAACGCAAAACGAACAGAACTGAATACCCGAATGCACACCCTTAAATCCGAATAATGCACACTCCTGTTGTTGGTTCATTGGAGATTGCCGGAGTGGTGGCGTCATTTGAACCCAAGCCTGGACTTCGCTACTGGAATAGTTCTTTACTACAAATTTGAAATATGAGGTGTATAAAATTGAGAGCTATTAgcaaaataaaaatcaaagatGCTGCTGCTAGTTGCTATCTTCTCAAAGTCATGCCAAGAATATTCTGCAAAAGGGCCAAAAAGAAATATTCAAAGACGAACTCCGAGAATGTACAAACTACAAAGTATTGGTCAGCTGAAGATTTGCTTCAGCGAAGCTACTGTTGCCTCAAAGTGAAGCTGAACATGTCGAATTTCACCACAGATGGCACTCTCTTCAGACCTGAATACCAACATCTCCTGATCCATTACCTTCTTCTCCTGATCCATTGTCTCCATCGAGTTCTTGGCTGCCATAAGTTCTCTCTCCAGATCTTTTATCTTCATATCCTTCTCTTCAATCTCTTTTTCAGCTCTTGCCTTCTCAAGATTGCAGTTTTTGATTCTGCCATCTACTTCTTCCAACTTGTCTACGAAGTGATTTTGCCTCTCGTTGTTCAACAGTATATCATTCAAGCCACGTTTATACAGAATAACATCAAATCCATTCTCCTCCCAGTCCTTGACAAATGCCAGCATGTCATTAATGAGAGATGAATTACTAAGTTCTGTGGTTGTTAACTTTGGTATCTTCTCAACAACGTAAGCATAATTTATCATCTTTTGTAAAGCCACGTCTTCTCGTTTATTCTCCTCATATTGAGCTAATGGTGAAAAATGTGGATTTTGTGGACTCCTTGCAAATACTTCCGCAGATTCAACTATTCCCCAAAGAGTGGAGTTCTTCCTAAATGGAAGAACAAGACTCGGCTTAGGCGTAGTGATGGAATTAAGTTTAGTATCTGGCGTTCCATCAGGTTGTTGAGTACTGTTCTCAACACATGGTTGGTCTGCTGCAGCAGAGGCACCTGCAAAATGATGACTAGATTAACCATGCTACTCACAGGGATAATAGAAAACTGAGCAATATCACAAATGACAGGCACCTAAGAAGAGCACTATTTAGTTGGAAATAGCACTGCAAGTTGACCTATCAGTTCAATCtcaaatcttttatttttcaaaaagacCTGATAGATCACATCATTTGAAAAATGAACATGGGAATTGTCAACTAGGCAACTCAGGAAGCTGGCTCAAGTACTACTTTGATTGGTAGTGGTTAtattccatctaatatttaacatTAAGTAACCCGATTAGAGTATACTTTTTAAGGAAAATACTAATGTGGCTTGCTAATCTGGATaagaaagttttgaaaaatactttttccTTCTTAAATTCCTGAAAAATCATCAAAGTTGAGCTTGTATCAAATTTTAAGGTCTAATTAAGCTCAAACTCATACAACCTATCCAGAACTAACTCCAGTCTTGCACAAGCGCTTCGATGTTTAGTGTTTACTGTTCAACTACAGTTCCTGTTGTAAGTGAAGACATTCAGGATGCCTAATTCTAGAAACCTCTTTCATATTACAATAGTATCAAATACTGCAGACAGCTTGGAGTTCTTTAAACTCCTGGTACAAAAGTAGTTATTAAGCTATCGAAATAAAAGTTAAAACTAGTAGgaataatttaagtatttaacATTTTAGAACGCAATCACTTTGAGAACCACAAACTTTGAATCAGGAAGCTAAACACATAGGAATTACTAAACACCATTAAGATGAGCAATCGCAAATAGGATTTGTGAGTACCGTTGATACATTGGGTTAAATTGCATTGTTTTACCTGCTGAAGTATTTATACCACTAGTTAAAGATAACTCAACTTGATTTGTTGCATTCTGTTCATTAACCACTTCATGGTGAGTGCTTTCAACTATTTGTTTCTCCACACCTGTCATCAAGCAGAACATTTATGCAATGATGCAATGAGCAAACAATACTGTACACCAAAATCAGTTACCTTGTGTCACAGCAAGTGATCGGTGGTCAGACAGGTCCCCAGAGTTTCTTTTGCTGCTACCCTGgataacaaagaaaagaaagcaaacacCAGAATCAATAAGGAACAGAAAAGTGAACTAATGGAGGAGAGAGTTAAGGTAACTCAAGCGTATAGAATATTCATACTTTAATCAGGTAAATCTTTTATATCATGGAGATATTTATTCAGGCCCCATAAGTAAGTAGATTCAAAGCATTTGGGTGATGGTATTCTGTTAACCCAAGTATCATATGCAAATGTCTGTTCCCAGATTCTGTATAATGGAATAGACACAGATGAATGATCCCTATAATAACATGTTACCTCAACAATCAGAAATCCAGAATCACTTAGCTTCCCATCCTTATCTCTGGTGCGCTTGGGAAATTCTTGATTCTCCAAAGCAAAAGAAACGTGTTTTCCACTTTTTAACTTCTTCAGAGGCTGTAGCCCACCAGTCTTAGTATCCAACATCTCCAGTCTCTTATTCGAAGAGGCTGTATCCTTGATGGTGTGATTATTAGCAGCACTTGAAGTTCCCAATTGAGGAGGCATCTGGTACCATAGGCAGAGAAGTGAGTGATTATATTGCTTAATGATGTAAAGTTATGAATAATTAGAACCGTGAAAAATTAGATTATAGTCGAATCTCCAAGACATTGTGTTAGGAAAACATATCAAAAACTAAGGAAAAGACACGAGCACATGTCAACTTTTAGCCATATTGTGGCTATCCCCCAGTAAGCAACTACTCCCAAGGTTTGGACATAAGGTTATTATTAACGCGACAGATAACCATTGAACTTGGAGCAGATTATTTAGACTAGCACTAAAGGGAAATAGTGTCACCGAAATTGGAACAGAAGGGCTACTGCTAATTTaagaaataattatttttatctgAAGGTCTTATATAGTTGATGCATGTTAATGTGTACTATTATAACATGTTACAACATGAATTCGAACCTCTGGATCACTTGGTTTTTCAGCTGCTAGTGTTCTCATGTCCACCACGGTCCCCATAATTTCTTTGTTCAGCTCTCTGTCAATAACATCTCCAACAATATCTTCTCCTAGTTTATTGCGGTCTACATCCACAATTTAGTAGTTAAGCTCTTGACGAGTAGTTACCATAACCCAAGTAGAGAAAAAAATAGCGTAACTTACACCCACCATTAGAATGTGCAGTTTCAGCTGGTGAACAATCAATTCTTTCCTCCATGACATGACTTGATTGATTATCAACTGAGCCAACTACTCTTGATTTTCTGATCTGCAAAAGACAGCACCAAAAACAGTGAAGCTCTAGTAAACTCTTTCTCCCCTTCTATTTTCCTACTGTGACATATTTGGTATTAGAAGTCATTTGTTTCCTATCATATATTTCACACCTATTCTACCTTAAATAAGTGATAGAAGACCTATAGAAATCCAAAACAGATAGTACAAAAATGTCACATGAGTTATCATGCAAAGTATGAGAGTAACGAAGCTAAGAAGAAGAGGGTAGAAGTATGTAGAAATACCTTCACATATGCTTTTTGGCTACTATCAGAATTCTTCTGCTTGTTCTGATCAGCAGCACTTGAACTTCCAGACTGAAGATCAGGCATCTGTTATCATGGCGTGCATAAAACAAAAGCCATTTTGTTTCTTAAGATACCATATGTAGTTGAAAATTTGTAGATATCCAAACTTCCTTGTATAAAAACagtgttaaaaaaaataaatctttGCTCTTTAGTACAAAATCTTTTCCAAATCGACCTTAAGTAATTTATTACCTTTTCATCAGTCGAAACAGGGGCCACCCACTTTCCGCCAACCCAATCAACATGCAACCTCAAGTCATTTTGAGAAAACTCAAGCTCCTCATCCGGATCCTTAAAAGCGACCCGGAACCGGCTACCTTTACCACCGTCACCACCACCAACTGAAGCAACCACTCCTTTCCACCAACCAGCAAGATGAAATGCATCAACCACATCCTTCACCTTAAAGGACCTCCGCTCATCCACCGTCGCAAGCGGCGGCGGGGCGGGTCGTAAGAGGGACCGTTTTGTGATGAACTCGCATTTAGGTATTGATTCACTTACATCTTTTATGTCAGATAAGAGATGCTTGTACTGAACGAAGAaaccccttcttttcttttggataGGGTTTGGTTCCACAATGATGGCCTCGTACCAAGCTCCTCTATAACCCAGTTCTTCTCTGGTGACTTCCACTTTATTGCCGATGCTGAAGGGCGCCGAATTATTAGTTGGTGATAAATTCCCCATTTCTAACTCCGTTTCCTCCATCGTCGCCATTGTTGCTCCGTGAAATTCTCTCTCATTTCTAGTTGAAGAGAAAATTATAGTATGCTTGGCCTGGCTACTAAAATCCATTAATTTTGAGAACGGAAAATGGTCATTTGTGCCCCTGTACTCTCCAAAATTAGTTATTAGTACCCTACGTTATACTTTCCAACATTATATATCTCTGACGTTATCTATTTTAATATCCTTACCCCCATCACTAACGGACCCTTTTAGAGGGACACGTGTCTTAATCTTAAACAACCTAACCACCTACTAGTTAGATCCCTGATCCGTTTGGCCCCAACCCGCTAATCCCTTCATATCCCCTAGACCCGTATATACAttaaaacaaaagggttagaacCCATTTCACTCTAACCTCACTTGTCTAAAATCAGGCGACTCTCACACTTACCGCCGATTTTCATGATCTAAAAGTAAACTAATTCTTCTACCATAGTAAAATCTCAGGCTTAAGATTTTTTCAATTGATTAAAACTTagttttttcatgtttggttttaGTGACTAAAATATCTAGGGTTTAGCAGATTTTGTTATTTAGGTTGGGGTTTCGTGTCTAGGTCCtatttttatatgatttttactgcAAAGTCTAACATTTTAAGCAGAATGTGGGGTTTTAAACATGGCTTTAACTTTATGGATTATTGTATTTGCATATACATGTGATGGTGGTCCCGAATGTATACTATAATAGTTCATTTTGTCTTAAAGGCGTTAACTTTATTAGTTGTTGTATTGCATGCGGTAATATTCTCATataggtttatttggtggtcCGGGTTGTCTTTATGTGCTTTGTCGTTTAGGATTTTGAACCATGTTCTGTCCCTTTGTCTAGGGATGTTACTTCACGATTTTTTATTAGTTTATTTGAATGTTGCTTTACTCTTTTTTTATTAGTTTCTTTCCAGCTATATTTTATAATCTCGATTAGTTAAGTTGTTGTTTAACTTATTTTATGGTTTAACTTCTAATTGCTTAATATGTCAATTGATTACATATTACTATGGTTAATTTGGACTTGATATTTAACTATGGTGGGGAATGGACTAGAGAGTCACAAGTCAAATACACAAATAAGCTGTTACACACCCGGGAAGGTTATGACTCTGACCATCTATCCTTTATAGATATAGTTAATGAGTTTTGCACTAAGTTATGTTTTGGTGGGGTTCAACAACTTATTGTATCTACTCATTCTGGTAGATACTATAAAATTGATGGGGATAGTGGTATTAGAAAACTGTTGGGAATGGTTTGTAGTGATTACAATATTGTTGATATATTTATTGTAGAGGATTGTGAGTTGGCAGTGAATGTACCTGATTTTTTTACATTAAGGTGAGGATGAACTTGATGATGTTGCACTTGACCATGAGGCTGCAACTGATTGTAGCTCAACAGATGGTGAGTTTGATAATGGAGCTGAATCTGATTCTTCAGATTATGATTCTGAAAAATTTGAATTTATTTCAACTCAGAGGAGTATGAGTATAACTGAGCAGTTGCTGGATTACAAAGAACTAGATAAAAATATGAGCTTTAAGGATATTCCTAAAGTTAGGAAGTGTCTGAAACTGTATGCTATGGCAAATAAGAAAGAGATAGTGCTTAAGAAAAGTGATACAAGAAGGCTTAGGTATGAGTGTCAAGTAAGTTGTCCTTTTGTTTGCCTAATTTTTAAGGATGGGGACTGTCCAGGGGTTAGAGTGAAGACACTAAATCCAAATCATAACTGTTTCATTGCTTATGATAATAGTACTATTAACTACTTCACTATTGCACATTATTTTAAGAGGAAGTTGCAAGACAATCCAAAATATAAAGTGAAGGAGATGAGGGATCATTTGAGAGCTGCATTTGAGCTTAATGTAAGCCATGGTAAATGCAAGAGAGCAAAAATACTTATTTTGAATAAGCTAAAGGGAAGCTTTAAAGATGAGTACAACAAGCTAGGGGGCTATGTTAATGAATTGAAGATTAGTAGCCCTGGAAGtgatataataattaatttgtcAAAAGATACTCTTCTTGAAGGTAAGAGGAGGTTCTTAAGAATGTATATTTGCTTTCATGCTATGAAAATGGGTTTTAAGGAAGGTATGAGACCTTTCATTGGACTGGATGGGACATTTCTGAAGGGAAAAGCTAAGGGTCAGCTTTTGGTTGTTGTTGGTCTTGACTCAATAAATCATTTCTACCCTATAGCTTGGGCTATAGTGGACAAAGAAACAAAGAGAACTTGGGACTGATTTTTGAAAATGCTAAAGATGTCACTGGAGCTCAACAATGAAGAAGGATACACTTTCATTTCAGATATGCAAAAGGTAGTGTTTATGTCCATGTTCTTTTATAGTTATTTCAGTTTCTTTAAACTTGTGACTGATTCTTTAAActaatattgtatttattatgATTTGTAGGGGTTGGTTGAGGCAATGAAAACTGTTTTACCTGATGCTAATCATAGGTATTGTGTCAGACACATTGAGGCTAATTGGTGTAAAAGATGGAGATCTGGGAAAATAAAAAAGTTATTGTGGTGGAGTGCATGGTGCACATATGAGGAGGATTTTGATGATCAATTGAAGAAGATAGGGCATATGGATGAAAATACAGTGAAGGATTTGCTGCATTACCCTCCCTAGTCATGGTGTAGAGCATTTTTTGACACTGTATGCAAGAATATTGCTGTGGATAACAACTTTACAGAATCATTCAATGCATGGATCTTGGATGCAAGGTACAAACCTATAATTAAGATGCTAGAGGATATTAGGGTGAAGGTGATGGAAATATTGAGAGAACATGAGGACAAAGTGAAGTCGTGGACTACTGACTTTAGTCCTTATGCCATGAAACTTTATGAAGATTATTTGAAGATTGCTCATAAATGCAAGGTTCACTTTAATGGTGATTGGGGCTATGAAATATCTGAAGGGCCTGATAAACATACAGTAAACATGGTCTTGAAGCAGTGCAGTTGTAGGGCTTAGTAACTGTCTGGAATACCATGTCCTCATGCCATTAGGTCATTTGTGTACAAAGGTTTTGATCCTTTGGAGGGAATGCATTGGTGGTATAGCAAAGAGGCAACATTAAAGACATATTCACACAAGATACTGCCTGTTAGGGGAGAAAAATCCTGGAAGGCAGTCCCTGCAAATGCAATGGAACCACCACAGATAGTGAAGTTAGCTGGCAGACCTAAGGTGAAGAGAACAAGGCAAAAAGATGAAGCAATTAAGAGACAAAGTGAATGGTCTATATCAAGGAAGGGGAGGGTTATGAATTGCAGCAACTGTGGAGAGCCAAACCACAACTCACGAGGGTGTAAGAAGGTAACTGTTactataattagttaattagtttttaACAAGTGATATCTACATTATTAACAATGTTTCATTTATTAATGACAACCATCTAATGGAACTCTACCACAGAAAAGGATGACAACTGAAAACTATGAAGATATTGATGAAGACATACCTTTATCAGGGCCTGAACAATCTCAAGCAAGTGTAGGCTCCAGCAATCCGTTTGTGTTCATTCCTACAACAGTTTTTTCTCACCTAAAGAGGCTCCAGAAAGCTGTTAGTTCTACATGTTCTCTGCTAGTTATCCAAGATGAGGAAGACCCTGCTTTAAGGCCAAAAGTTATATCGGAGATGAGGACAAGGTTTCAAATGAGACATGAACCCAACATTATAGATGGAACAAGAGTCATCAACTTAAGGGGTGATTCAACTAGTGTGAGTCAGCCCTCAATTCTATCACACTTACCTAGAGGACTCACATGGAAGGGGAAAGAAGCtttaattactaacaaactgGAGATGCAGGCGCAGGAGAAGATTGGGAAGCTTAAGACAAGAAGGGGGAAGTGATACATTGCTGGATAATATGTTTTTGAAGTTATTGTATCTTATCTAAACAAATTGATTTGGTGCTGTAATTTATGACTTCTAACAATACATTTAACTCTAGTTTTAAATGCTTTGTTGGTACTGACAGTTGGATGCCATAGTATGACCTAGGTGGTAACTTGTTTTGAGGTTATAATATGGCATCCGTGTGTCAATTTAACTGTATATTGACAGTTAACTTTTGCTACTAATGTTAATGGTAATTTAGACGCATTCAGTTTGctatttcagtttctttccttATTGCAACTTATATTATTGGTAGTGTAGTTTTATTTGAATAAGTAGAAGTTCATTTATGTAGTTTAAGTAGCAATTAACATGTGTGAATCATTTCTATTTCGGAACAAGTTCATGAAGCTCAAATCATATTAACTAACAAACATAGGTGAACACAAAAAGCAATTAACATATACAATCCGGAAAGTAAAATTCCAATTAGCCAACAAAAAAGTACACAATTCACTACTGCCACTTAAGTTAATCATACAGATaacttaacaaaataaaaactaGATTTCACCGACTATTACTAATAACTATTTATCATACAAGCTACAATTAAGCCAGCAAATAGGACCCAAGATATTAGAAAGATCTTCAACTTCAAGACTTTGGCTTCCAATTTCCTTGAATTGGTCATTTCCCCGCGAATTGTAGCCtccatttcttcaattttttccttCAAtatgtctctctttccttcaacCTCATTTATTGCCTCCAATGCTTccaatttttccttcaatttcagcCTTTCAATCTTGACAGCCTCCAGTTGTGCTTTCAACTTACAAATAATTATCATAGCTCTGTCCGATAATACTTCATCAGCCCATTCAAAATAACCACGCGAATTTTTCTGAAAAACAAAATCATACACCATGTAATAAGTGAaatttcagaaaatgaaaatcataaaatTATCATAAAACCATGAAAAccataaaatataagatattaacCTCAGGTTTCGGACATTTGTAGAATCTCCTACCAGCG
This DNA window, taken from Nicotiana tabacum cultivar K326 chromosome 4, ASM71507v2, whole genome shotgun sequence, encodes the following:
- the LOC107767905 gene encoding DUF724 domain-containing protein 7 isoform X2, yielding MATMEETELEMGNLSPTNNSAPFSIGNKVEVTREELGYRGAWYEAIIVEPNPIQKKRRGFFVQYKHLLSDIKDVSESIPKCEFITKRSLLRPAPPPLATVDERRSFKVKDVVDAFHLAGWWKGVVASVGGGDGGKGSRFRVAFKDPDEELEFSQNDLRLHVDWVGGKWVAPVSTDEKSGSSSAADQNKQKNSDSSQKAYVKIRKSRVVGSVDNQSSHVMEERIDCSPAETAHSNDRNKLGEDIVGDVIDRELNKEIMGTVVDMRTLAAEKPSDPEMPPQLGTSSAANNHTIKDTASSNKRLEMLDTKTGGLQPLKKLKSGKHVSFALENQEFPKRTRDKDGKLSDSGFLIVEGSSKRNSGDLSDHRSLAVTQGVEKQIVESTHHEVVNEQNATNQVELSLTSGINTSAGASAAADQPCVENSTQQPDGTPDTKLNSITTPKPSLVLPFRKNSTLWGIVESAEVFARSPQNPHFSPLAQYEENKREDVALQKMINYAYVVEKIPKLTTTELSNSSLINDMLAFVKDWEENGFDVILYKRGLNDILLNNERQNHFVDKLEEVDGRIKNCNLEKARAEKEIEEKDMKIKDLERELMAAKNSMETMDQEKKVMDQEMLVFRSEESAICGEIRHVQLHFEATVASLKQIFS
- the LOC107767905 gene encoding DUF724 domain-containing protein 7 isoform X3; translated protein: MATMEETELEMGNLSPTNNSAPFSIGNKVEVTREELGYRGAWYEAIIVEPNPIQKKRRGFFVQYKHLLSDIKDVSESIPKCEFITKRSLLRPAPPPLATVDERRSFKVKDVVDAFHLAGWWKGVVASVGGGDGGKGSRFRVAFKDPDEELEFSQNDLRLHVDWVGGKWVAPVSTDEKMPDLQSGSSSAADQNKQKNSDSSQKAYVKIRKSRVVGSVDNQSSHVMEERIDCSPAETAHSNDRNKLGEDIVGDVIDRELNKEIMGTVVDMRTLAAEKPSDPEMPPQLGTSSAANNHTIKDTASSNKRLEMLDTKTGGLQPLKKLKSGKHVSFALENQEFPKRTRDKDGKLSDSGFLIVEGSSKRNSGDLSDHRSLAVTQGVEKQIVESTHHEVVNEQNATNQGASAAADQPCVENSTQQPDGTPDTKLNSITTPKPSLVLPFRKNSTLWGIVESAEVFARSPQNPHFSPLAQYEENKREDVALQKMINYAYVVEKIPKLTTTELSNSSLINDMLAFVKDWEENGFDVILYKRGLNDILLNNERQNHFVDKLEEVDGRIKNCNLEKARAEKEIEEKDMKIKDLERELMAAKNSMETMDQEKKVMDQEMLVFRSEESAICGEIRHVQLHFEATVASLKQIFS
- the LOC107767905 gene encoding DUF724 domain-containing protein 7 isoform X1, encoding MATMEETELEMGNLSPTNNSAPFSIGNKVEVTREELGYRGAWYEAIIVEPNPIQKKRRGFFVQYKHLLSDIKDVSESIPKCEFITKRSLLRPAPPPLATVDERRSFKVKDVVDAFHLAGWWKGVVASVGGGDGGKGSRFRVAFKDPDEELEFSQNDLRLHVDWVGGKWVAPVSTDEKMPDLQSGSSSAADQNKQKNSDSSQKAYVKIRKSRVVGSVDNQSSHVMEERIDCSPAETAHSNDRNKLGEDIVGDVIDRELNKEIMGTVVDMRTLAAEKPSDPEMPPQLGTSSAANNHTIKDTASSNKRLEMLDTKTGGLQPLKKLKSGKHVSFALENQEFPKRTRDKDGKLSDSGFLIVEGSSKRNSGDLSDHRSLAVTQGVEKQIVESTHHEVVNEQNATNQVELSLTSGINTSAGASAAADQPCVENSTQQPDGTPDTKLNSITTPKPSLVLPFRKNSTLWGIVESAEVFARSPQNPHFSPLAQYEENKREDVALQKMINYAYVVEKIPKLTTTELSNSSLINDMLAFVKDWEENGFDVILYKRGLNDILLNNERQNHFVDKLEEVDGRIKNCNLEKARAEKEIEEKDMKIKDLERELMAAKNSMETMDQEKKVMDQEMLVFRSEESAICGEIRHVQLHFEATVASLKQIFS